The Alphaproteobacteria bacterium genome includes a window with the following:
- a CDS encoding NADH-quinone oxidoreductase subunit A, which yields MDANTELLREYLPILLFLGLAIALSVVMVLASLVAGRQRPDAEKLSAYECGFEAFEDARRKFDVRFYLVAILFIIFDLEVAFLFPWAVALGEIGMFGFWSMVVFLGVLTIGFAYEWRKGALEWE from the coding sequence ATGGACGCGAACACCGAGCTATTGCGGGAGTACCTCCCGATATTGCTGTTCTTGGGCCTTGCGATCGCGTTGTCGGTCGTGATGGTCCTGGCCTCGCTGGTCGCCGGCCGCCAACGCCCCGACGCCGAAAAGCTCTCCGCCTACGAATGCGGATTCGAAGCCTTCGAGGATGCGCGCCGCAAATTCGACGTGCGCTTCTATCTCGTGGCCATCCTTTTCATCATCTTCGACCTCGAAGTCGCCTTCCTCTTCCCCTGGGCCGTGGCGCTGGGCGAGATCGGCATGTTCGGTTTCTGGTCGATGGTCGTGTTCCTCGGCGTGCTGACGATCGGCTTCGCCTATGAATGGCGCAAGGGAGCGCTCGA